A genome region from Leguminivora glycinivorella isolate SPB_JAAS2020 chromosome 13, LegGlyc_1.1, whole genome shotgun sequence includes the following:
- the LOC125232819 gene encoding uncharacterized protein LOC125232819 isoform X2: MKEICFVLLVTFHYVAAIFEYGEHKAGEVFAFELKDAIQPYIPIHRVNITHGDKDVEEHYTYLKVETETESAPAIHPNIIFDSESNMLTFFIRYPLYTVKFVITGYAMRKDRVTDSDKT; the protein is encoded by the exons ATGAAGGAAATATGCTTTGTTCTACTGGTCACGTTTCATTATGTTGCAGCGATATTCGAATACG gaGAACACAAAGCGGGTGAAGTCTTTGCTTTTGAATTAAAGGATGCAATACAGCCATATATTCCTATCCACAGAGTAAATATTACG CATGGCGATAAAGACGTGGAAGAACATTACACATACCTTAAAGTGGAGACCGAAACAGAGTCTGCCCCTGCAATCCATCCAAACATTATTTTCGATTCGGAAAGCAATATGTTAACTTTCTTTATCAG GTATCCTCTATACACGGTAAAGTTTGTCATCACCGGTTATGCGATGCGAAAAGACCGTGTTACAGACAGTGATAAGACTTAA
- the LOC125232819 gene encoding uncharacterized protein LOC125232819 isoform X1, with product MKEICFVLLVTFHYVAAIFEYGEHKAGEVFAFELKDAIQPYIPIHRVNITHGDKDVEEHYTYLKVETETESAPAIHPNIIFDSESNMLTFFIRYPLYKVKFVITGYAMPMIGYTGAPGSSDNTGTTDDEYLTQSTDQPERSHMHKLFISLNKGKYY from the exons ATGAAGGAAATATGCTTTGTTCTACTGGTCACGTTTCATTATGTTGCAGCGATATTCGAATACG gaGAACACAAAGCGGGTGAAGTCTTTGCTTTTGAATTAAAGGATGCAATACAGCCATATATTCCTATCCACAGAGTAAATATTACG CATGGCGATAAAGACGTGGAAGAACATTACACATACCTTAAAGTGGAGACCGAAACAGAGTCTGCCCCTGCAATCCATCCAAACATTATTTTCGATTCGGAAAGCAATATGTTAACTTTCTTTATCAG GTATCCACTATACAAGGTAAAGTTTGTCATCACCGGCTATGCGATGCCAATGATAGGCTATACTGGAGCTCCAGGTTCTTCTGACAACACTGGTACTACTGATGACGAGTATTTAACTCAGTCAACCGATCAACCGGAACGTTCTCATATGCATAAGTTGTTTATAAGTCTCAATAAaggaaaatattattaa
- the LOC125232820 gene encoding uncharacterized protein LOC125232820 — protein sequence MFLLSLPVILLAGAVFAELENANPPHCTNVTKGTDYVYHYRFDYPVAYIHPGVKEVYQPLYCTNPPAVAVASTIVCDWAAPPQVQFTLGDDYMHVVRQDPTGKFAGNAVIWTYQLCSHNHLLPVPYTSRKLNITRA from the exons ATGTTTTTATTGTCATTACCAGTAATTCTGCTAGCGGGCGCAGTTTTTGCAGAATTGGAGAATGCTAATCCGCCGCATTGCACTAATGTGACCAAAG GTACGGACTACGTGTATCACTACCGTTTCGACTACCCCGTGGCGTACATTCATCCAGGCGTCAAAGAAGTTTATCAACCT CTATACTGCACTAATCCGCCGGCAGTGGCCGTGGCTTCCACTATAGTATGTGACTGGGCTGCACCGCCTCAAGTACAG TTCACGCTAGGCGATGATTACATGCACGTGGTGCGGCAGGACCCGACGGGCAAGTTCGCGGGCAACGCCGTGATCTGGACCTACCAGCTGTGCAGCCACAACCATCTGTTACCGGTTCCCTATACCTCCCGCAAGCTCAACATTACGAGGGCGTGA